Proteins encoded by one window of Paenibacillus sp. DCT19:
- a CDS encoding ABC transporter ATP-binding protein → MLDITQVTKLFNPGTTDEKTALVGVNLTMNPGDFVTVIGSNGAGKSTLMNIISGVMKPDMGDVLIHDRSIKNLPEHKRSSWIGRVFQDPMAGTAPHMSIEENMAMAYKRGKGRGLGFGVTRARREIFNAQLEKLGIGLEKRPNAKVGLLSGGERQALSLLMATFTQPQILLLDEHTAALDPSRAELITELTETLVREMRLTTLMVTHNMEQAIRLGNRLIMMDKGRIILDVSEERKRTLTVSELLGEFERISGKKMADDRVVLG, encoded by the coding sequence ATGCTGGATATTACACAAGTTACCAAGCTGTTCAACCCAGGTACAACGGATGAGAAGACGGCGCTGGTTGGTGTGAATCTAACGATGAATCCGGGAGACTTTGTCACCGTCATTGGCAGTAACGGAGCAGGGAAGTCCACGCTGATGAACATCATATCAGGTGTAATGAAACCGGATATGGGCGATGTGCTGATCCATGACCGTTCGATCAAAAACCTGCCAGAGCATAAGCGCAGCAGTTGGATCGGCAGGGTGTTCCAGGATCCGATGGCAGGTACCGCACCACATATGTCCATTGAAGAAAATATGGCGATGGCTTATAAACGTGGCAAGGGACGTGGTCTTGGCTTTGGTGTTACCCGTGCAAGACGGGAGATTTTCAATGCTCAGCTAGAGAAGCTGGGTATTGGACTGGAGAAACGGCCGAACGCCAAGGTAGGGCTGTTGTCTGGCGGGGAGCGTCAAGCACTTAGCCTGCTCATGGCAACATTTACGCAGCCGCAGATTCTGCTACTGGATGAGCATACGGCAGCGCTTGATCCTTCCCGTGCAGAACTGATTACGGAACTAACCGAGACGCTGGTTCGTGAGATGAGATTGACTACGCTAATGGTGACGCATAACATGGAGCAGGCAATTCGTCTGGGAAACCGTCTGATCATGATGGACAAAGGCCGCATTATTCTGGATGTTAGCGAAGAACGCAAGCGCACATTGACTGTCTCTGAGCTGCTTGGCGAGTTCGAGCGCATTAGCGGTAAGAAAATGGCAGATGACCGCGTAGTATTAGGATAG
- a CDS encoding ABC transporter permease: MSISWSSIEGAIELGLLYALMALGVYITFRILDFPDLTVDGSFTTGGAIAAVMISNDFSPWLACLAAMGGGMLAGICTGLLHTKGKINGLLSGILMMIALYSINLRILGGAPNKSIMGMDSPFSGEHVMVIIIIVVLLFKIMLDLFMKTDIGLALRATGDNKRMIRSFGANTDVTTIVGVSLSNGLVALSGAFIAQQAGFADITMGIGMIVIGLASVIIGEAILGARTVFWATLAAVVGSIIYRIVVAIALEVPWFDTSDMKLITAVIVIIALVFPSMRRSMKQKKLARRRMQELMQSTVQRATKGACDHAGYYTSYQAVQPRYNG; the protein is encoded by the coding sequence GTGAGTATAAGCTGGAGTTCAATTGAAGGAGCGATAGAGCTTGGTCTGTTATATGCATTAATGGCACTCGGCGTATATATTACGTTCCGAATCCTCGACTTCCCCGATCTCACCGTTGATGGAAGTTTCACAACAGGAGGAGCCATTGCGGCGGTGATGATCTCGAACGATTTTTCTCCTTGGCTCGCCTGTCTTGCGGCAATGGGTGGCGGGATGTTGGCTGGTATATGTACGGGATTGCTTCATACAAAGGGTAAAATTAATGGTTTGTTATCTGGTATCCTGATGATGATTGCCCTATATTCTATTAACCTGCGTATTCTAGGCGGCGCACCGAATAAGTCCATTATGGGGATGGACAGTCCGTTCTCGGGTGAGCATGTCATGGTCATCATTATCATCGTTGTACTGCTATTCAAAATCATGCTGGATCTGTTCATGAAAACAGATATCGGACTTGCCCTTCGTGCAACAGGGGATAACAAACGTATGATCCGAAGCTTTGGAGCCAATACCGATGTAACAACGATTGTCGGTGTCAGCCTGTCCAATGGATTGGTTGCCTTGTCTGGAGCATTTATTGCGCAGCAAGCTGGTTTTGCAGATATTACGATGGGGATCGGTATGATCGTGATTGGACTTGCTTCTGTTATTATCGGAGAAGCGATCCTGGGCGCGCGAACTGTATTTTGGGCGACACTAGCGGCTGTGGTCGGTTCGATCATATATCGGATTGTTGTGGCAATCGCACTTGAAGTGCCTTGGTTCGATACGTCTGACATGAAATTGATTACTGCTGTTATTGTTATTATCGCTCTCGTATTCCCTTCCATGCGCCGCTCCATGAAACAAAAGAAGCTGGCTCGCAGAAGAATGCAAGAGCTAATGCAATCGACAGTTCAAAGGGCGACGAAGGGGGCATGTGATCATGCTGGATATTACACAAGTTACCAAGCTGTTCAACCCAGGTACAACGGATGA
- a CDS encoding ABC transporter substrate-binding protein — MKKKFWLSLMMVASMIVAAGCGNNGGTATESEGTGGSAGEGSAEKSYRIAISQIVEHPSLDATREGFIAALKDAGIEENKNLSIDYNNAQGDSTNNLSIAQKISGDSKNDLVLGIATPSALALAQQVKEKPLLFAAVTDPLGAKLVSDMDKPGGNITGASDTNPAAIVQLADFIAKHLTDIKTVGLVINEGEPNAVVMAKNAEEALAKHGITLVKAPVTNTSEVKQATDSLVGKVDAFYITLDNSVVSAVDTIIQTANKNKIPFFSSDRDTVEKGAFATVGFKYYDHGYQVGEMAADILKNGTNPGDMKVTVPDKLDLILNLKAAEAQGVTVTDEMKAEVKDQDNNIIQ; from the coding sequence ATGAAAAAGAAATTTTGGTTGTCTCTAATGATGGTTGCATCGATGATCGTAGCCGCTGGTTGCGGCAATAATGGCGGTACAGCTACTGAATCTGAGGGCACTGGCGGCAGTGCAGGCGAAGGAAGCGCAGAGAAATCATATCGCATCGCCATCTCACAAATCGTAGAACATCCATCACTTGATGCTACACGTGAAGGATTCATTGCAGCTCTAAAGGATGCAGGAATTGAAGAGAACAAGAACCTCAGCATTGACTACAATAATGCACAAGGCGACTCAACGAACAATCTATCCATCGCTCAGAAAATCTCAGGAGATTCCAAAAATGATCTCGTACTTGGGATCGCTACACCATCTGCATTAGCCTTGGCTCAGCAAGTGAAGGAGAAGCCGTTACTCTTCGCAGCGGTAACCGATCCGCTGGGTGCTAAACTAGTGAGTGACATGGACAAGCCGGGTGGCAATATAACGGGTGCATCCGACACCAACCCAGCAGCCATTGTGCAGCTGGCTGATTTTATTGCTAAACATCTAACGGATATCAAAACGGTAGGTCTTGTTATTAATGAAGGTGAGCCGAATGCAGTGGTCATGGCGAAAAATGCGGAAGAGGCTCTTGCGAAGCATGGCATTACGCTGGTTAAAGCCCCTGTGACCAATACATCTGAAGTTAAACAAGCGACCGATTCCCTGGTGGGTAAAGTCGATGCTTTCTATATCACACTCGATAACTCTGTTGTTAGTGCGGTAGATACGATTATTCAGACGGCTAACAAAAACAAAATTCCGTTCTTCTCTAGTGACCGGGATACGGTTGAAAAGGGTGCTTTTGCAACCGTTGGTTTCAAATATTATGATCACGGATATCAAGTGGGAGAAATGGCTGCGGATATTCTCAAAAACGGCACCAACCCAGGAGATATGAAAGTAACCGTTCCAGATAAGCTGGATCTGATTCTGAACCTGAAAGCAGCTGAAGCTCAAGGTGTCACAGTTACCGATGAGATGAAGGCAGAAGTGAAGGATCAGGACAATAACATTATTCAATAA
- a CDS encoding metalloregulator ArsR/SmtB family transcription factor, translated as MKREDEMTTRERILFMLKRQGTLTAREMTAELGLTGMAIRRHLTSLEQEGLIEVHEARATAGRPSSVYHLTVRGDNFFPKSYPSLTLELLEELSESAGKDVIDTLFESRRDKLLRNGLPQMEGQDLAGRVEELARIQNNNGYMADASQEDDGTYVITELNCPIVQVASVYKQACRCELELFRSLLKADVERTECYADGGKKCTYQIREASGN; from the coding sequence GTGAAACGTGAAGATGAAATGACGACGCGTGAACGGATATTGTTCATGCTGAAGCGACAAGGCACGTTGACCGCGAGGGAGATGACGGCTGAACTGGGGCTGACAGGTATGGCTATTCGCCGTCACCTTACGTCACTGGAGCAAGAAGGGCTGATTGAGGTTCATGAAGCCCGTGCTACAGCAGGACGCCCGTCATCGGTGTATCATCTGACGGTGCGGGGAGATAATTTTTTCCCGAAGTCTTATCCTTCGCTTACACTTGAATTATTAGAGGAACTATCGGAATCTGCGGGAAAAGATGTCATAGATACGTTGTTTGAGAGCCGCCGGGATAAACTGTTGCGTAATGGTTTGCCTCAGATGGAGGGCCAGGATCTGGCTGGACGTGTGGAGGAACTGGCGCGTATTCAGAATAACAATGGATATATGGCAGACGCATCGCAAGAGGATGACGGTACCTATGTCATTACAGAGCTGAACTGTCCAATTGTACAGGTGGCAAGTGTCTATAAGCAGGCTTGTCGCTGCGAATTAGAGCTGTTCCGTTCATTGCTGAAGGCTGATGTGGAGCGAACAGAATGTTATGCCGATGGTGGCAAGAAATGCACATATCAGATTCGTGAAGCATCCGGGAATTAA
- a CDS encoding rhodanese-related sulfurtransferase: protein MCNSAYRVLLYYKFVKIEDPEAFTQEHLQYCKDLGVKGRILIAAEGINGTVSGTPEQTEQYMKDMHANPLFSDMVFKIDDVEEHAFKKIFVRHKAELVTFRVDEELDPNVVSGKRLSPKEFHEHLQRDDVIVIDGRNDYEYEIGHFRGAIRPDVESFREFPEWIRENLGDMKDKKIITYCTGGIRCEKLTGFMINEGFQDVAQLEGGIVTYGKDPEVQGRLFDGKCYVFDERISVPINRTDEDIVIASCYHCGTTHDRYINCPTCNLQHVSCEDCEETHNRFCSDACREAAPVHA from the coding sequence ATGTGTAACAGCGCGTACCGCGTGCTTTTATATTATAAGTTCGTGAAGATTGAAGACCCTGAAGCATTTACGCAAGAGCATTTGCAATATTGTAAGGATCTAGGTGTAAAAGGTCGTATTCTCATTGCTGCTGAAGGCATCAACGGCACTGTGTCGGGAACACCGGAACAGACGGAGCAATACATGAAGGACATGCATGCGAATCCGTTGTTCAGCGATATGGTGTTTAAGATTGATGATGTCGAAGAGCATGCGTTCAAAAAAATATTTGTTCGTCACAAAGCAGAGCTGGTGACCTTCCGTGTGGATGAAGAGCTTGACCCCAATGTGGTTAGCGGCAAACGCCTCTCTCCGAAGGAGTTCCACGAGCACTTGCAACGTGATGATGTCATCGTGATCGATGGTCGTAATGACTATGAATACGAAATTGGTCATTTCCGCGGAGCCATCCGTCCAGACGTTGAGTCGTTCCGTGAGTTTCCAGAGTGGATTCGAGAGAATCTGGGCGACATGAAGGACAAAAAGATCATTACCTACTGCACAGGCGGTATTCGTTGCGAGAAGCTGACTGGATTCATGATTAATGAAGGATTCCAGGATGTAGCTCAACTTGAAGGCGGCATTGTAACGTATGGTAAAGATCCAGAAGTACAAGGTCGTTTGTTCGACGGTAAATGTTATGTATTTGATGAGCGTATTTCCGTACCAATCAATCGTACAGACGAAGATATTGTGATTGCTAGCTGCTATCACTGCGGAACAACGCATGACCGATATATTAATTGTCCAACCTGCAACCTACAGCATGTGAGCTGTGAGGATTGCGAAGAGACGCATAACCGCTTTTGCTCGGATGCTTGCCGGGAGGCAGCACCAGTACACGCATAA